TCTGAGGCCCATTCAAAGCTTCAGCTTGTCTTGTATTTTTATAAACAGTGGTATCTTCATTCTTATACAATTGAGGTTTAGAACTGCTTGTGTTGTTCCCAAGATCCTTTGTCGTGGTATGTTTTACATGAGACAACTTGTCTTTGGtttttgtaatttcatttttgatACAAGAATGCGTGTCATCCTGGTGGCTGACAAATTGAATGGGACTTGAAACTTTCGTAGAACGTTTGTTCTTCTTCAAGGCAACCATGGAAGAATTCTCCAATTCCATTTCCTGAGACCCATTGAAAGCATGAGCCAGATCTATCTTGCAACCTCCAGTGCTATCTTTCTGCTTGAATGATGGGGATCCAGAACTTGTGTTTCTACCAGGATCCTCAATTACAACATCACTTACATGATTTTTCTCCTGAATTTTGCAACTTTCTGGTCTGCAAGGTCTTTCAGTCCTATTAGGGCTAGGCATAATTACATCTCCTGGTCCTAGCGAATCTTGCGAACCATTTGAGAGTTCTCTCCtaaaagacacattgaatgatGTCAGGTAAATGACGGGACAAATTTAAAAGAGAGACGAAATAATCTATAAATCAAATAGTGTTTCCTCATCTATACACTTACTGATCGACAATTCTTTTAAACATTAGTTCACGACTTTCATCGATAATTATCATAACATGTTTGGGAAATCCAAATCCATCACTACCAGATCTTAGATATTAAGAGTACTAAAGCACCGAATCTTCAGATTCcatcttcataaatcataatacATATGCTAGAAATGATTGCATCCAATGAGAAGAACTAACAAAGAAAACGGCAAGTAACACACCTATGAAACCAGTCAGACAAAATCTCAGCATAAGGAAGTAGATGGAAGTACTCAACAACTGTTGTGACTGTCCAGCCGCTGGAATCCTTTGTGACCAGAGGACCCTGCAGTCTATTCAAACAACAAAGACATGAGGACGACAAAGCCAAAGTAATAGATAGAAACAAGTACATATTCACATTACACGGAAAGATAACACAAAAATCATATACCTGTCAATAACTTCTTTAATAGGAAATTCAATTTTACGGATCCCTGATTTGGTACACTGAACTATGAAAAACAAAGCAGCTGCCTTCTTTCTACTATCAGAATACACCACATGGCTCTCCAAAAACAGAAGATCATTCTGACTAATATCTATACCATTGACAAAAATCATACGTGTCAGCGAACTCTATCAAGCAAAGTACAAGCAGAAGAAAAGTGAAAACACAAACAGAATTCCAACTCCTTGGTAGAATATCAACTATTTCTTTCATTGCTTGAGTGGATAGTTGACCATTTGAACTTGTGTTTAATCAAATCGAAATAATCAAACTCTTTCGGAAATTTAGGGACTACCGAAACTATAAGATGGAacttatttctttttattgtGTACCTATCTATAAAGCCCTACTCCATCAACATATTTTTCAACAAAATAACTTGCGGAAATCAACCAATGCTATCATAAATTGCAGAACCGATGTACCATATGAAATGTACCTCGCCACAGGTACAATCACAAGTCACAACCTAGTATCACCATATAACTTAACGGATGGCAATCCCAGGCTTACAGCAAAACAAAAGCTGAACATACAGGGACTATTCACCATATCAACTGGAAGCACAAACCCCTCCATGAGTTTCACATATCTTAAAGGATTAGAAAACTTGTGTACCTGTAGCCTCAGTAATTGCTGAATATGCCAGGTTTTGACAGCTAGTTTCATCAGTCCTCAATTCTCCTCTAGAAGGTTTTCCAATGaatctttgttttttgttgaCATGTTTTAACTCCCTTGTATCATCTGAACTGTGATCTCTGACCTCCAAACTTTTATCAATGATCGACCAAACACCCTGGGTAATGGAATTGGAACTGGTACCATCTAGCAAGAAGCACTTCTCGTTCTTGGAGTCGACTAAAAGAACGGCAATTTTAGAAATTGGCCACCCCTCAGTGTTTGGAGCACCCCTGGATGCATCTAAACTTGTAGATAAGTCACATGCATCCATTATAGCTCTTTCGGTGACTGAAAGTTGTTTCTCCAGGTCATCCAATTCAGTGTCACTTGACCTTTTcatgaatttcatatgagCCAGCAGGGCAGGTTTCAGATCCACGACCAACTTGCAGAAAGATTTAAAACGTAAAACCTCTAGCTTTGGATATTGCTTTCTGTGGTAGTAGTTGTATAGTAGCACAACAGCATGCATCTAAGAGAAACAAATCGATAAGCAACTCAGACTCAATAGAGTGGTAGAGTGCAGTTGCTAGCGTTTATATAACATCCATATGTCATCATGTACAATCCTACCAACACTCATTACCAACTAAGTTTGAGATGCAAGTCTTTAGTGTGCTTCCATCCAGAGAGAAATTTCCAACATGATACCAATTACATACCTACATTTGTAGGTTGTCAGAAATTAACCTTTACTGTTGTTTGATCTTCAAGGgtttcttttcatattctATGAGATACAAATTCTTATTGCCAGATGAAAAAAGAATACAATACAGGGGACAAGTAGTCCACTAGATTTACAAAGGAAGAGAATAACAGCAAAAACAACCTAACAACAAAATCTAAGACACACTTGCATcttaaaatgaaaaatgacCATCGAAAAGAATCAGCATTACGATGTGTGTGTCTGTGTCTGTGTACACACACGAGGAAACGAGGATCACCATATAGAACAAAGCTACAGAAACTAACACTGTCATAGTGTCATATCGTGTACCATAAATGGActtattattataataatatTGTACAGCAAACAAGCTTAACTCAAATCAAAGAGTATATCATGATGATTGATTAAAGACAAAAGAAAGCAGCAAGCAGAAACCTGTTTTGCAACCGACTCTTGTTGATCGAGTGATGGGGTATTCCTCATGGAAGGTTTTGCTGGAAGCTGTGGGTCAACCAATTGGTC
This is a stretch of genomic DNA from Argentina anserina chromosome 4, drPotAnse1.1, whole genome shotgun sequence. It encodes these proteins:
- the LOC126790794 gene encoding uncharacterized protein LOC126790794 isoform X1; this translates as MDASDVCPTEDAIQAFLDQLVDPQLPAKPSMRNTPSLDQQESVAKQMHAVVLLYNYYHRKQYPKLEVLRFKSFCKLVVDLKPALLAHMKFMKRSSDTELDDLEKQLSVTERAIMDACDLSTSLDASRGAPNTEGWPISKIAVLLVDSKNEKCFLLDGTSSNSITQGVWSIIDKSLEVRDHSSDDTRELKHVNKKQRFIGKPSRGELRTDETSCQNLAYSAITEATDISQNDLLFLESHVVYSDSRKKAAALFFIVQCTKSGIRKIEFPIKEVIDRLQGPLVTKDSSGWTVTTVVEYFHLLPYAEILSDWFHRRELSNGSQDSLGPGDVIMPSPNRTERPCRPESCKIQEKNHVSDVVIEDPGRNTSSGSPSFKQKDSTGGCKIDLAHAFNGSQEMELENSSMVALKKNKRSTKVSSPIQFVSHQDDTHSCIKNEITKTKDKLSHVKHTTTKDLGNNTSSSKPQLYKNEDTTVYKNTRQAEALNGPQNVLMDDSSMVPSQNVESCKKSSSSVQVVNQRKNISLIGTELNGSVTNNKVETVKPTSPSITDCRVTIVGGNGTCDINSSSQESKGGHTFSTCQSNLKDSDKLQNAIASKKHILLQTALNVLMNKRNELSLKKRNVEDELARCEKDIQTIINDSEDGSAVIIDSIIEGCNDGYKRNRRTHALLEEEFSSKSIKRKKLSEAILDEQDPRLALDDICLKNGWVLPIYHVSPSDGKYQADVTVEGLDFNCTSDVHLCSSPREAKESSAFQMLVKLRSMAVQAKSR
- the LOC126790794 gene encoding uncharacterized protein LOC126790794 isoform X2 translates to MDASDVCPTEDAIQAFLDQLVDPQLPAKPSMRNTPSLDQQESVAKQLVVDLKPALLAHMKFMKRSSDTELDDLEKQLSVTERAIMDACDLSTSLDASRGAPNTEGWPISKIAVLLVDSKNEKCFLLDGTSSNSITQGVWSIIDKSLEVRDHSSDDTRELKHVNKKQRFIGKPSRGELRTDETSCQNLAYSAITEATDISQNDLLFLESHVVYSDSRKKAAALFFIVQCTKSGIRKIEFPIKEVIDRLQGPLVTKDSSGWTVTTVVEYFHLLPYAEILSDWFHRRELSNGSQDSLGPGDVIMPSPNRTERPCRPESCKIQEKNHVSDVVIEDPGRNTSSGSPSFKQKDSTGGCKIDLAHAFNGSQEMELENSSMVALKKNKRSTKVSSPIQFVSHQDDTHSCIKNEITKTKDKLSHVKHTTTKDLGNNTSSSKPQLYKNEDTTVYKNTRQAEALNGPQNVLMDDSSMVPSQNVESCKKSSSSVQVVNQRKNISLIGTELNGSVTNNKVETVKPTSPSITDCRVTIVGGNGTCDINSSSQESKGGHTFSTCQSNLKDSDKLQNAIASKKHILLQTALNVLMNKRNELSLKKRNVEDELARCEKDIQTIINDSEDGSAVIIDSIIEGCNDGYKRNRRTHALLEEEFSSKSIKRKKLSEAILDEQDPRLALDDICLKNGWVLPIYHVSPSDGKYQADVTVEGLDFNCTSDVHLCSSPREAKESSAFQMLVKLRSMAVQAKSR
- the LOC126790794 gene encoding uncharacterized protein LOC126790794 isoform X3, whose protein sequence is MDASDVCPTEDAIQAFLDQLVDPQLPAKPSMRNTPSLDQQESVAKQMHAVVLLYNYYHRKQYPKLEVLRFKSFCKLVVDLKPALLAHMKFMKRSSDTELDDLEKQLSVTERAIMDACDLSTSLDASRGAPNTEGWPISKIAVLLVDSKNEKCFLLDGTSSNSITQGVWSIIDKSLEVRDHSSDDTRELKHVNKKQRFIGKPSRGELRTDETSCQNLAYSAITEATDISQNDLLFLESHVVYSDSRKKAAALFFIVQCTKSGIRKIEFPIKEVIDRLQGPLVTKDSSGWTVTTVVEYFHLLPYAEILSDWFHRRELSNGSQDSLGPGDVIMPSPNRTERPCRPESCKIQEKNHVSDVVIEDPGRNTSSGSPSFKQKDSTGGCKIDLAHAFNGSQEMELENSSMVALKKNKRSTKVSSPIQFVSHQDDTHSCIKNEITKTKDKLSHVKHTTTKDLGNNTSSSKPQLYKNEDTTVYKNTRQAEALNGPQNVLMDDSSMVPSQNVESCKKSSSSVQVVNQRKNISLIGTELNGSVTNNKVETVKPTSPSITDCRVTIVGGNGTCDINSSSQESKGGHTFSTCQSNLKDSDKLQNAIASKKHILLQTALNVLMNKRNELSLKKRNVEDELARCEKDIQTIINDSEDGSAVIIDSIIEGCNDGYKRNRRTHALLEEEFSSKSIKRKKLSEAILDEQDPRLVNTKLM